The following is a genomic window from Planctomycetia bacterium.
CAGAATCTTCTCTTTGAGGTGCCGACTCCGCGCCCGCCCGCACAACGGTACAATGCCCCATATGGTCTCGAATGGGACCCGGAGCACGCCCATGCAGCAGCGGTTCATTTTTTGGTGCCATCCCTGGGATCTCGAAGACGAAGGCATCGACGCGACCCTGGCCCGACTGGCCGGCGATATCGGCGTGGACACTCTCAGCGTCACCGCGGTTCATCCCGGGATCTATCAGGTGCGCCCTCGCCCGCTGGGCGACCGGTGGACCTTTCAGTCAGGCGCGGCTGCACACTTCCAGCCCGATGCAAAGCGCTACGGCTCCTCGCGGATTCGACCGCACGCCGCCGCATGGATGAAAAATCGAAACCCCCTCGAGCGCATCGCCAAGGCCGCCGAACGCGAGCGACTTCGCCTCCGTGTTCGCGTCTCCCTGCTCAATGGAGAGGAACTCGTCGAGAGACACGCCCACGCCGCCTGCGTCAATCTATTCGGCGATCCCAGCCGCGATAGGCTCTGCCCCTCCCATCCCGATGTCCGCGAATACGTCGCGGGCCTCGTCGAAGACCTCTGGACCAACTACGGCCTCGACGCCATCGAGCTCGACGGCCTCGATTGGGGACATGACAGCCGAATCACTATTAGCGACGACGTACACCATGATGAGTTGCTCGGTCAATTTAGCTCGTGGTGCTTCTGCGCATCCTGCCGACAAAGGGCAGCCGAATCATCCATCGACGCCGAAGCCGTTCGCCTCGCCGCCGTAGACCATTGGCGTCTGACAGCGAGCATCGAGATTGATTCCCAGGACCGCGATTGGGAGACATCGGAGGCGCACACCCTTGTCTCGCGCTATCTGAATCAGCGCCCGGCAACGATCACTTCTCTCATCCAGTTGATCCGTACCCGATCGCCGGCGGCATTGCGATATCACCTTGGTCCGACATCGGGCACGGTCGGCGCCGGCGCCGCCAGGGAATGCGGCGCCTGGGTTCAACACTGCGGCGGCGCCGACGCCGCAAAAGAGCTTCAGCCCGCCGGCGCGATCGGCGCGCCGTCGAATTGCGACATCTTGATTCCCCTCTCCCGTGCGACAATCAAAGACGGCCCATCTCTGGTCGCGCTCGTACACCAGCTCTCTCAGGTCGGATACGCGGGAATCGGCTTCGACAGCTACGGCCTCACGCCCGAGCCGTGCCTCGATTGGGTCCGCCAGGCCGTTCGCTATGCTCGCCGCGAACCAGGCGCCTCGTCGTAACCCCCCCAAAAAAAACAGCGAGCAGGCGGCCTTATGGGCTGCCTGCTCGTTGCAGAGTTATCGTGATAGTGACCTTCGATCGAGACGCCGCTGAGCGCGTCGCAGCGGTCAGGAGCGCGGATGACTGTTGTCGTAATCCCGCTTCAGTTGGGCTGTGGTCACGTGCGTATAGACCTGGGTGGTGCTGATCGACTGGTGTCCGAGCAGCTCCTGAACGCTTCGCAGGTCGGCGCCGTTGTTCAGCATGTGGGTCGCGAAGGTGTGGCGGATCGTGTGGGGGCTGATCGACGGATCAAGACCGCACATGATCAGATACTTATCGAGCTTGCGGCGAACGCTTCTCGTGGAGAGGCGCTGGCCGTGTTTGTTGACGAAGAGAGGCTGCTGATCGAACGTCGCGTTCCGCGGATCGCGCGATCGCATATCCACGTACTTGCGAATGGCAATCAGCGCCGTCGGGCCGATCGGAGCGATTCGCTCCTTGCGCCCCTTGCCGCGAATCCGCAGGCACTGCCCGGGGGCATCGACGTCGGAGATATTGAGTGCGACCAGCTCGCTCACGCGAACGCCGGTCGAGTACAGCGTCTCGAGCATCGCCCGATCCCGCGCTCCCAGGAGCGTCGAATCGTCCGGCGTCGAGAGCAGCTTCTGCATCTGCGTCACGTCGAGGAACTTCGGCAGGCGCTTTTCCTGCTTCGGAGTCCGGATCGTGGCGACCGGGTTCTGCGTGACGAAGTTTCGCCGCAGGCAGAACTTGTAGAAGCTTCGCAGCGTGGCGAGCTTCCGCGCAGAAGTCGCCTTCGAGTACTCCCGCTCGTGCAGGAATGAAAGGAAGGAGCGAATCTGATTCGCGTCGGCCCCCAGCAGCTTCTCGCGAAGCAACTGAAGCTGACCGGCGTTCTGCGTCGACACCGGGGCCGTTGCCACCGCGGTCGAGCCGCCGCCGCCATAGCCGCCGACCGACGGGCTCTTGCGCGTTTGCACAGAAGCCTGTGCTGCCGCATCAGGCCCGCCCAGTAGAAACTGGCCGAACTGATACAGATCAGCGGCATAACACTTTCCCGTGTGGGGCGAGAAGTGGCGCTCGAAGCGCAGGTAGTTTAGAAAATCTGTCACGAGTGGATGTTCTTGGCTCATGATCACGAAACTCTTTTCGGCGAAGTCACGTTCTGTTTCTCTGCAACCTGGCTCAGGCACACACCTGGCCTCCCCACCAAATCACAGCCTTATTCGGCGACGGCCCGGTCTTAAGAGGCCCTTCACCGCTGCGGACCCACCATCCGCAAGGCAACTGCCGTATCGGGCGTTTCAAGTCCGGAGTTCATCTAGTTCCAGTTCTAATCTTCGACCCATCTGATAACTCAGCACGGCGGCGTCAAACCAGTCGAATTCGCTGGTCTTGTCGCTCGCCAGGCTCGCAAATGCCGCGATCACGTCGGCCTCGCCACCGGGCTGGTAGCGGAAAAGAAACCGGTGCCGACCTTTGACCAGCGAAAGTTGCCGAACAGAGCCGTTCATATCGGGTGCTCCATGGATTCTAGGCCCGCTAACTCGGTCCTGAGGCATCGCTGCTGAGCCAGGAGCCGGGTAACGGCGTTATGCCAGACGAATCGGATATAGAGAGTCTGTACTTTCAGGTATTGTTGGTAGCCCATCTGAAGATCTTCTTTGCGGTCGTCGGCATAGGCCTTTACCGCGTCAACCACGTATGCGTGATTGGCGTTGTAAATGACCTGAACCTCGCCCGTGGGCCGCCGCGGATCATCCAGATCGCTGACCATCGATGTCGGCCTCGCCTCCCGGGCAATCGTCGATGGGTCCATTCCCACCGAAACCGGCCGGCGAACCGAATAAATCTGCATCGCCACACCGAGGATCGGCGTGTAAGCGTCGTACTCCGTGATTCCCGCCACGATGATTGCATCGGCGCCGACCGCCTCGGCGATTGCCAGGGCGTCTTCCGTCGATTCAATCTGAGTACGACCCCGAGCCGCCAGCGCCGCCACCACTCGACTCACCGGCAGAACGGTCGCGCCATCCACATAAGTTAGTTCTGACGCCAACAAGTCCGCGAGCTTGATCGGATCGAGCGTGAGTTCGCCGCTGAAGTTGAGAATCGGAGCGACGCAAAACGTCGTCGGTTCAATCAGCGCCGTATGCACCCGCACCTTCTCCTCCGAGTGCGTACACGAGACAAGCGCCACGCAAGACATCGCCGCCGGTCCCATGAACCGGAAGCGACCACGACGCGAAGCCCATCTATCCACACGACTCAGTCGCATGATGCCCACAATCCTCGCTAGTCGACCGTCTCGATGACCTGCGCCGCCTTTCGGCTGCCGGTCAGCGCCGGGGGTGTTTCAAAGCCCGACGGCCGGAACGGCCGAAGGCTCCAGATCGTCTCCGTTTTGTTTCGTCGCGCAGTAAAGAAGATGCGCCCGTCAGACGACCACGACGGAGAGTAATGCTCGCCCGTGCCACTGGTCAGTCGCTGAAGGCCCCGGCCATCTACGTCAACGACGCCGATGTCCGACCGCCCTCGACGAACGGCCTGTCCCGCTTCATTCCGGGAGTCCGGAGAGTGAACCCAGGCAAATGCGATACGCGTCCCGTCGGGCGACCAGCAGGGGGCGATGAACGCCGCATCCGTACTGCTCGCCACTTCCGTCGGGAATAACGCCTCGTTTTCCTGTATCTGAATGGTCCAGATGCTGAACCATCGGCTGCCGCGCGCCCGTGCCCGCTGATAGGCAATGGCGTCACCCTTCGGGGACCATGAAGGAAAAAGCCCTTCCCCGATCAGCCGCTTCACGCCAGGGTTGTCCACGTCACAGATCCAAAGCTCGCCCTGCCCCTCCTGCGGATGCACGCGGCAATAAACAATCTGCTTGCCGTCCGGCGACCAGCTCGGATGCAGCTCAGGCATCGGGTTATTCGTCACCTGCCGCGGATTACGTCCGTCAGCGTCAAGCAGCCAGATGTCCCAGTGACCGGCGCGATCACTTGCAAAGGCAATCTGCTTGCCATCCGGCGAATAGACCGGCTGGGCGTCAGATGCGTTCTCGTCGGAGATCTGCGTGATCGTCGCCCCCTGCGCCGGCTTGGTATAAAGATGACTGTGCGGAGAATGTCGCGTCGAGGCAAAGACGATCGTGCTCGCCGACGCGTCCAGGGCCGGGTCAAAGTCCGCGCCTTCGCTGGGCGGCGTGTGCTGCTGGAGATTCGTCGCCGCCTTCGCCTGAAATGCCACATCGCGTGCCGGATTGCCCTGCCCAAACAGCATCAGGTCACGGTTGGCGTCGCTTTCGGTCCATGATCCCTCCGCTCCAGCTGACTCTGGCCCGTATTCTCGCTCGTCAGTTGACGCCGGCACCGTGCGCGATGCGGTCCGCTCCCAACCCGTCGTGCACGACAAGGCCACACAAAGACAAACACCAGCCGCGAGGATCGCACCGAAGCTTTTGAACCACTTCATAAGACAGGCTCCGATTCAAGCGCCGGATCTACCGGTCGCCACCTGCCATGCCCACGATGGCTCGCGGCACGGCGCTGGACGCCGCCCTCGTCACTGGCTCGCCCGTTCGTAAGACAGAGCGAAGTTGGGACACCCGAACGAGGGCAGGTCTGTCCGATAAGTCAACTTCCATCTATCGACGATGAAACCCCCACACCTTGAGCATCAACTCCGCTCATTATCGTCCACAAATACTTATAAATAATGAAGTTGTGGCGATACATAATCGGTTGCGCACGCGGCATTTCCTGCGCCCAACCGGCAGATTCTGCCGATCGTTTGAGTCAGGCGAAACTGCGGCCCTCGTAGCTATGATTTGAGCCCCTGAGCGCAAGCTCTGCCCTGTGAATCCTGCCGCTTGGACAAATCCCTCAGTCGGCCGCGCGAACTCTTCCGGCTGCGTCCACTCCCGATTGAACCGACCTCGCTTGGTCGCCCGATACATCCGACCACCACAGTTTCACGTCACTTCAGGTGGACAAAATCGGCGTTGATCGTCAACTGCTGCTTGCGAAATCCCCGCCTCAGACGCGCTTGCCAATGCCCGGCTTCCCGCTACCCTAGTGCCCCTTGGCGTCGCAAAGCGCGGAGGTGGTCTCGATGGCCCCGGCGATTCCAAGTCTCGGCAGGCCCACTGGTTGAGTGGCCGGGGTAATCGAGGGTGGTCCGTCGGAACCTTCAGCAGGCACAATGCAATACCAAAGCGCTCTAGCACTCGGCGTCCTGATCCCCCTGATCAGCTTCGCCGTCCTCGCCTTCACCGGCCACAAGTTCGGAAAACCGAAGGCGTCCTACGTCGCCCTTCTGGCCATCGGCCTCAGTTGCGCCCTCAGCACCTACGTCCTCGTCGGCTGGTTGGGAACCTCCACCGAGATTCGCGCGAAATTGTCCGCCGAGGCCTACCGATTCAATTGGGGACGCATCGGCGATATTCCAATCCTCATCGGCGTCAAGCTCGATTCACTCACCGTGATCATGTACTTCATGGTCACTTTCATCGCCTTCTGGATTCACTTCTTCTCGATCGGCTACATGGAAGGCCACAGCGATGAAGTGGATCACGTCAGTAAGTACCACCGCTTCTTCACCTACCTGTCGCTCTTCTGCTTCTCCATGCTCGGGCTGGTGATTTCCAGCAGCCTCCTGTTCCTCTTTATCTTCTGGGAACTGGTAGGCCTCTGCTCGTACCTGCTCATCGGCTTCTACTTCGATAGGAAGTACGCCTCCAACGCCGCGATGAAGGCCTTCATCACCAACCGCGTCGGCGACTTCGGCTTCATCATCGGCCTCGCCATGGTCGTCCTCTACCTGAACACCTTCGACCTCGATCAGGCAGCGAAAAACTTCGCGACCGATTTCCATTCGAATACAGGCATCTTTGCCGCATCGATCAATCTGTTCGGCTGGCATGTCTCCGGCATGACGCTGGCGACCCTCATGGGCATCTGCCTCTTCT
Proteins encoded in this region:
- the xerC gene encoding tyrosine recombinase XerC, coding for MSQEHPLVTDFLNYLRFERHFSPHTGKCYAADLYQFGQFLLGGPDAAAQASVQTRKSPSVGGYGGGGSTAVATAPVSTQNAGQLQLLREKLLGADANQIRSFLSFLHEREYSKATSARKLATLRSFYKFCLRRNFVTQNPVATIRTPKQEKRLPKFLDVTQMQKLLSTPDDSTLLGARDRAMLETLYSTGVRVSELVALNISDVDAPGQCLRIRGKGRKERIAPIGPTALIAIRKYVDMRSRDPRNATFDQQPLFVNKHGQRLSTRSVRRKLDKYLIMCGLDPSISPHTIRHTFATHMLNNGADLRSVQELLGHQSISTTQVYTHVTTAQLKRDYDNSHPRS
- a CDS encoding PD40 domain-containing protein gives rise to the protein MKWFKSFGAILAAGVCLCVALSCTTGWERTASRTVPASTDEREYGPESAGAEGSWTESDANRDLMLFGQGNPARDVAFQAKAATNLQQHTPPSEGADFDPALDASASTIVFASTRHSPHSHLYTKPAQGATITQISDENASDAQPVYSPDGKQIAFASDRAGHWDIWLLDADGRNPRQVTNNPMPELHPSWSPDGKQIVYCRVHPQEGQGELWICDVDNPGVKRLIGEGLFPSWSPKGDAIAYQRARARGSRWFSIWTIQIQENEALFPTEVASSTDAAFIAPCWSPDGTRIAFAWVHSPDSRNEAGQAVRRGRSDIGVVDVDGRGLQRLTSGTGEHYSPSWSSDGRIFFTARRNKTETIWSLRPFRPSGFETPPALTGSRKAAQVIETVD